CAATtagttgaattaatattattactacttaaactttttgaaatgttCATTGGAGAGCACTCCATTCAATACTCAAAAAAGTGTTTTGCAGGAAATAAAATacccaaataaattaatagcttAATTATTCCTTAATGTTTATTGCTCCATTCACATCTAagatcatatataattttatttaaattttaagcatgTTTTTTATAGTTCAGTGCTGCACCACACTACGTGCgtatttacatattgtatacagattaaatactatatacttacTGCTTTATTTAATCTATGAAATTTGGTATATACCACTCCCAACCAACACCATCATTAGACATACTTAACAGTTAACTCATACATGTATAAATCTACCATAGGTATCCATATTACGTGCGCGTGTGTACGTATCTATTGTACGTGtctattgtattgtttataatatttttaaaacacaaaaataaataaatattatgcaacgACGGCAGCCGGGCCGGTGGGAAATGAGATCGCGCTTGAGACGTTCCTctcgtattataatgttatttataataaatacatttctgaccaaaaattattacagtgGCAGTATTATCTATTTCAGTCAAGGCGAACGTGTTTCCTGCGTATTGCACACAATTTGGTCGCCGCGTACctgtaataacttattaattattataatacaatattatatacctaggtatataggtatagatgctatactatatagttataatacatacctatacattcAGAGACCTCTCGCCACTcttataaaacgtttaatttGTGAGTGGGATAGGACAatgcatttaatttgtttttcgtgTGTTTCACTTAACTACATTATAACttccaattattaaattccaaaattatttgaacactTGTCAGCCGCCGTGGTACTGTGATTATAATGTAGATACACGTGCTGCTGTATGCACGTTTGTGTGCGTATGCGAATATTTTGGAGGAAAAACCAAGCCAGTTTGCGTGTGGGCTGCCATCATACTATCATAGGGTCAAATGGCAATTGGCCcgaaacgaaataaaaaacaaaacaaaacagttgtacggtttttgtttttattttttacgcaaTTTTGCCGGACATACCGCAAGCGCGCATGTATGAGAAAATCAACGTAAAAAAACTTCCACAATTGCTCCAGTTTACGTGTTTCACGTCTGATTtcgtcaaataataataataacaacaccgTGTAGTCTGAAGTGTATGACGTgtgcattttatattctaaatagcATCAGATCGTGCATAGAACGAAACAAGTGGGTGTGGTCGGATATTTTGCGACTCTCGAACCTCTGAGTTTTACGAGTTGTAGTTTTAACCGATAATAAACTGGTGTAGAAGTagaatgcatattataatatatctaaatttttaaaatatcttaaaattgtcTTAagcattgtttattttaaagttgaggtaaattatgttgttataagttattattattgttattgcttTCTATAATGCAACGATAGTAAGagtgatacatatttttaaatcatattttaaaaatatttgcttaaaaaatatagttataatataaaacaaaataaaaacactatggaagtacctataaaactattcaactatttaggtattatttttattacctactcaTTCTAATTTCTTCTTCTTTTAGTTACTATCATAGTAACGGTATCATTGTAAACATTGAGTACACAATTTTTCTACTTCTAAGTTCAACTATTTATATTCACGATGAAAGAATTCTAATATTGGAAAATtgagtatgtatattatgtttattctaTGTGTCTCCCCGtgcgtaataatttaaataaaaaaatatcctgCTTTAGTTcccgttataataaaatacttatacttaatGTTTTCTTGCATTGTATACTCGAGACGAACAAACAAGACAATTACAGCAACAAAGCGTcattggttaaaattaaagtgaTTTAGAGGCTATAATGCTAaatcgaaataattttaaagcatgAATTTtgctataagtacctatagatttattaacataatattatgaatttatattattacagtagaaCTCCATCGCCATTCGCTTCTTTTCACGACTCTGCagctgtatattattgttttatttaacatacattaataaaatcttttgaaacaatttattttttacaatcacATGCCATATAAGACATAGAATCAGTCAAATTATATTTGCCTATATACAAATTGCAGATTACTATTCTGTATTAAACAATCGTCTTCGTGCTCACCTTGAATTGCGTAACGCAAATGCAAAATCTAGCGTTATTGGTTCATAGTCAACccacaaatttaataactatttattacttattactttattagctATCATATTGTGGCACACCCAAAGGACACAGGTTGTTTCTGAGTCAACCAGCTGTTTGaatcatattgttttaaatttaccaataaataaattatattaatgtgtgtgtgtgtgtgtatatatattccaAAAAGAGGGTAAAGTGAGAGAAATGTGATTATTACGTAAAACAAACTtgggaaaaaaatgtataacttataatatataaatatacttattagtgtTGGAAATTACACGcatacctatctatttatCTTATTGTGTGTATTAGTACATTTGCTGGTACCACacaagatataataatgttaaattagatTATACATACACCTAGAAGGTAGAATAGACGATGACAATGAAAAAGTATTTGTAGTATTAACTTCACAAATTTAACTTATCTCCGATCAAACAATgaagtatatataggtatagatacCATTTTTTGACCATGATGAAACATTGATCTAATGCActaagattttccataagtttttataggtactctattttaatatttttgacatgTCAACGAGGTTTGATAGCACTAATTGCTATTTATATCGCAAGATTTctgtttttgattaattatttctatcttTTCATTTTGCAATCACTCCAAGtcaccaaatatattttttctttgacaaaggacaataatataaccattatttttttaatcactctATAAAGTGTAGACTgtagataggtactaatagcattgtgtaatgtgtatgcaGCCAACAGCTATATGTGTATACTTTTAAGaatattgaacaaatttatttatttataaatataagcaattaattttacttttttaatttgtataatctgagttttatttttgaattttagattctgaacggaacGGACTCAACggagtgataaatgtattgattttacaatgatgtgtgtttttttttttgtgtctgtgtacggcataactagtcgaaataatgcttcaatttcaaacgccgggggtggtttccgatgacaaaatgaatatccttggtgcatgaTAAAGGtctaaagtaaacattttctgacagttttcaaaaaaatcgagaaaacataaaaaagtgacggaaaaacgggaatttttacgcaaaaccagtgtTCGGCCAAATCgacttttttatatggttgtaactcaaaaactaatcactgtaaatacttgaaattttcaaaatatttctaatttttttgagctatctatagaccactgaaattttcaatttttctgagaattttttttaagtgtcgacaaaaaaatcaaacatcgttagtcacaatttttttttataagcattaataattaaatattttatgaaatatgtcaaaatcgccacattttttgtgtttatatctaaggataaaaatgtcaacactaagttttccttcaagtagctatagagaaaactcgaagcatcattataggaaaaataggAAAAACTTTAAGTGCgttggaattttaaattttcactaaatcccataacgataacgatttatcttcAAGCTCTTTTCCTCAGTGACATTAATTTCTTCTGTTTCATAACATACATTATCCTCGATTGGTAAAGAAGTGTCAAAACTATGTCTatcaatttcaaattcattttcttttatcaaatttatgtcCATATTATCAACTGTTAACGATTTGTaatcattttctttttctgTATAACCATCTGTATCCCACACATTTTTTGAGttcttaattaattcattcaaATCTGCTTttggtgtattatttatttctattggaTTAGACCTCTTTCCAGAAGAAAACAACTTCTGAGCAATGACAATAACTGATTTCCGCTTAGGAGTGGTAAACATATCgtcattgatattaatttctttaatagaAACGGTATTCTTGTTATAATCAATTTCTTCCGTTGTATTACAGCAATCATCTTCAATTTGAAAaggattattattgatttcaagaattttttcattcaaacCCATGTCCAAATCATCTACAACGACATTGgatgtataattgttttcttttttaaaaaaatcatctgtaaacaattttttcttaacaCCCACCAAAGTACTCTCATTTAGTTCATTTTCTAGacctaacataaacatttctCTTTGAGATAATTCTTTAGGACTAACAGATACTTCATTTAGTCCAAAACTCTTTTGACAACGCTGAAATACTCTGAATTGGTTTTTACGAttacatttcatttataatagttaacaaaCTGAATTAACAACCTCTGTCTTATAAgtacaaaaatcattttttaaataaccattGTCTAGAAGCATTTTATGAAAGTGTAAATCATCctctatattactatttaacaattttctcAGAGCTGAATTAGAGTTATTCAATGCCATAACTAAATTCTTTTTAGCTTTTTTGCAATTACCTTTCTTGAATATCACATTACTGATATCACTAATCGCTTCATGAGATACACCTATGCTGCCAAATTCCAATGTaggatatttttgttttcaacatAACCACCACGGAATGTCTGGACAAATGGTTCACTGCAGTTACAACGGTGTTATTTTCACCCTATAAGACTATAGATGTGGAAGATGCCATGAACACCTTGAAGCAGCTCAGTCATGAAAGTCCAAGCAGCCTAGTTGATGAgctaataacaaaacaaaaaaacgttATATTAGATGAACAAATAAGAGATGCTAAGACATTTTACTGGTATAAAGATTCCAAGTTCTTGTctcgatttgaaaatatagttgtacaggtaaaagaaacattaaaaatgtgtactaGCTCTGAAGAAAATCCATTGTATAGCATTGAATTCCACAATGATATGATGGGGTCTATAATTCCAGTAATTCCAATGTGGACAGGTGTGATGCGATTCAAAGTATTTAGAGTACTctaatggattttattttttccttgtTTGTTTGagatttcttaataaaataaagctttcattttgtattatacgatttcttaacaaaaaaaaaaaaaagaaagaaaaaatacaataattgcataatatatcattatcaataaatttactatgaaAAGTCTTTAAGAGTATATCAgcacaatatttgttttctctctcaGACCTGCTCAATATAGATGTAAAATATAGACACACAAAATTCTttcacaaaaattgtttttttttttttttgattattgaataatcTTAGGAGTAGAGTAAAATtatagagaaaaatatttttgagggtTTACAAATTGGTTTTGTAATCTGGTATTATTTGACTTTATATTCgactttcaaaaaataaaaattaatgggtcataacttcaaaaatattattcactattatttttttaatgagcgAATTTACCATAAGATTAatcaaaaagataaaaaaaaaaaaaatgaatctgcataaatatgttttgtacATGTTGCGAGTGGGCCAGAGAAAAAACAAACAGTACGCTGACAACTGCTAAagaatatagattttttaaaatacataataaatttaaaaaaatatttattaatatcatataccaATTAGACTTACATACCTTATGtccttattaatatacatcaaAATCAAAAGATTGCTTATATACTTCACAGTTATACcgtgaacaatatttttcaaacaattccTCTTCCACATCATATTCTTTGAACTTGcagaattatataacttttggtgaattagtaaaaacattaatactcCTCGAacaatcttttaaataaaatatcaattacttAATTAACTGATAAAATCACGATTTTAAAGTTACCTTTAGTGTGCTTCTTATTACAATTCTAGTGTTTTCTTAATTGAAGTTCGATAGTTAGGATCACGcctaatatttagtaaacaaaacaaatttataacaatttggctgtaaaaatagtaaaatgtatattataatatattcatattaattatgatttaaaattaaatttaaaccgtGGAATGCGCATAGATAAtacatatgtacataatacatatatacataatacacatgtATTATCTATGGTATAAGGTCTATGGTTGTACCACGGTCTCAGAAGTGAGGAGAGTGTATAGTGTAGtgtgttatcacttatcatgACACGTctggattttaatttttttaatttttttgtgattttgatGTTTCATAatacttgtttaatatttagcctgacatttttatttaattaattagtataataaataataattattttaagtggccacgtataaaatgtgttttaccacaaattattgttcttttattttaaacaatttggcCAGAATCGAATGAAAACCACTACATTATTGGTACTCTATATCCTTAAGTTATTTCacgagtaaataaataaaaactatggaTGTAAGTTTTTTTACTAGATATACACTTTATTACTTTGAAGttcttaaaaaacaatttaattatttatttatatatatagtggaagagatttatttataagcattttaataattattatcattaattgttattgaatataaaataatgatttacctGTTGTTTaattagttacattttttgcgttatattttttaaataatttttgcaaaaattcttttaaaaataaaaaggtttttaattacttatcatTTGAACaacatattaatgattataatatacttatattgttgtatgtaATCTGTTAGAGTATGCATGGGAATAGttcttgtattattgttatactattataaattgtttgctTTGGAATTAGAAGTTATGTTTTGGTACATCTTGTTGACAATGGTGTTTctgctttaattttttagagatAAAGTAGTCTAGTTAAAGTTAACTTTCTAAGTTATTAATGCAGAcaacaaatttgaataaacatttttatgtagaaAGACGAAAACAGTTTAACAGACATCCAAAAGCCCGATTTCTATTAATTagcttgaataattaaatttttataatcatcagtcacaaaatatattcaaaaattgtatcatatttaCTATCATATCACTATTATGTTAACATTAAGTCTTAATACTTTTTCATATGAAATTTAGCcaacttatatttttctcatgatgtaatatgtaattcaTAAAGTTTCACATTATTTAGATAGATTggttatctattttaatttttattatataatatgatatttctaaaatttaaagaagtGGCtcggtattttattattatatctagattattaaattcaattatgttgtattttttttaatttttaagaaacttaaattataaataattatttgaacataatattttgtatgattttctttttatatatttagtttttgaatactAATACTGGACAAAATAACTTCAATAACCCAAATGGTGGTCATACTGCAattgtaagtaaatttaatatctttataaattcttcaatttaatattaattaattattttactcaataaaattattccaagtaaaatttagttataacaaccaacatattatgttttaaaattgaatttcatatatacaaaaatgaatattatgatttaaattaatattaaactaataagtgTATTTACCTACtctaactatataagtaaaaatttacttatattactattaggtTATGTACAACCCACTGTTATCTACTTGGGTAGATGACCGTGGCCCAGCTTCTCTAGGAATTCTGCATAATTTCATCTAAAACTGTAAatggacataatatatatggggtaaattgtacaaatattataaatatataaaaacatcatcaaaatttcttttattttcttcataatgtattataattgttcacttagtatacctataattggcttttacctatctataattttaaaaaagttcttCATAaccaaataggtatatatgtacagcaaaataataattatttatttggcaattaatagttatcaacatttttaataattattaaataattaatttaattagcaTGTGttgtaaaattgaatacctaatgtaattaaaatccCTGTTAACTTTTgagaaattattgtttttcaatatcatAAGCTTAGTTAATGATATGAGTTTTtgactataaaatttattattttacttcccTAACTTGTCTGCTGcaaatttattgtacttatttttaattttagtatatcgATGATCGACCAATGAATAATGTTGAAGGACGAATGACTGTATCAGGATCGCTAATGCAAAACATTGGTGACCCTGGATTCAACACATTAGATGAACCTATTAAAACTACTAttgtaattatgatatttatttcataaagttattatttatatataatgattaatatttattaactgtagATGAGAGACTTAAAAGCAGTTGGAATgaaatttaaacatgttttgtatttaaaagaaaaaaatacacttcTTAAAGAATgtgagttttaaataatagttgaaattgtttttaatttttaattttacaatataaattatatttttaggggACTTGTGGGGCCCTTTGATGCTTTGCACATTCATGGCTAtgtaagtttattaattattgttattatcaaattataattgttattatttatttaagggtTCTACAAGCTTCACCAGATTCTATACAAGTTGGTGATGGAGGTCCTGAGTTTGCTGaggtttttgttattatttggatAGGGTCTgtgattattacattaaattcaaaattactcGGGGGCACAATGTAAGTATTcttcactttttattttttttttttataaattattactctaAATTAAgttctgtaaaatatttgttgaattttattgTGAATCTTAACTTGGGATAACAGATTATCTGTCGTGTAAGGTGATTGACCTAACAATAACTTTGACAAGATCGTTGTGATAATTTTACATACTAGATTGAAACAGCTGGttccaaatttttatataatattatgggttAATAAAATGGCAACAACACATTTTTGCATAATGTCCTCTTTagctgttaataaataatacctttaTTATCTCCATTTACCAATGATtagttaattatcaaaatatgtaaatttaatcgatgatgttacttttattacatttaaagcaAAACACcataattttacctttttttaaatagtatatatttatagtttgaactcaaaattataatttaaatatttgcataaaatattacttaactaTATCACTTATATCacagaattaattatttttaaaatattaaaataatataatttaaaagtctagtgaaaaacattttttaatgttaaatattaacacatttatatattaattaatattttttatctacaataccatttaaatatcaaacattatttgtactacataaatgatttttttttcagatcgTTTTTTCAGAGTGTTTGTGTTTTAGGTTACTGTCTATTACCAATAGTTATAGCCTTAATATTAtgcagatttattttaatatttgagcaaaccaatttcttattttttattcgatttGCCATATCAATTGGTTCATTTTTATGGGCTAcatatggtaaataataaagcaATCAATTtaacatgcatttttaaaacaatttaatttataaattttatgtttttaattttagcttCTGTTGTATTCCTTGGAGATAGTCAACCACAAGGGAAAAAAGCTTTAGCTGTATatccaatatttttgttttactttatcATGTCATGGCTTGTTTTATCACACACAGTATAGCGTTGTCgatcaaaattacattttgagaGGTTACCTGAGTTTTGTTTATgacttgtaattatttatactattttaaaacattaactattaagtaattatttggCGCTTGCCTCAATGTAAAGCACCCTGTcatgtgtttaaaatttactataatgataacatttttttttttaattgttactatgcaataaatttttcatagtattattatatattatatttttataatttttttttcaagtatataaatctttttctttttaattttaataatgttacttAATACTAtggttgatatattttttaaatgaatgttaaagaataaaaataggaAATTGTAagcattataagttatttgtttaaatagagTGGCCGTATTTAttcacatattaaaaaatacataatttttaactttgtacTCAATACATATgtgatcaaaatttattttcatttgtcacaataaaaaaaaacgtgttaccataaattttataatttatattttgaattaaaaatgatatttttagaacAGGCTTCAACAATTGAATAggattttaaacaaacatgaaaatgtataagcagtatatatttttcaaatggcttcttaaaattatctctttacaatttttatttttttactaccttttattataggaaaaaaagttaaaacgttaaaatttaataatatgtataggaaACTAATTAGTAGAATTaggttcttatattatataataatattgatattcttttaagttttaatacatttgatgAGTTGGCtacactattaattaatttttctacagCTATTTATGAGCCATCATCATTAATGGACtcaaattttcttattttacgaCTGAACAttgatttgttataataatctttatatttgaaaatattcttaaataactCTTGTatgtcaatattaataatacattttgtaaactaTGAATAcattacaaaacatatttgattaaaaagataggtatcaaattttaacaaaagcgaaattaatgttaataaattattttatttattttatcattatacacTTTATGTTAgtattgtatgtatactaAACTAACGtctttaattagtttattaaagtttataaatatttaagaaataaaattaggtcataaaaagttaaaatatgctGAGTAATAGCCTCTTAGCAGCTTTAGTCAGACAAACAATGTCCATAAggcataatcataatattttatatttataaatttatttatttttgtaaaaatgcaataagattttaatatcTCAGGACTTGCTATGATCTTGAAGCATTTTTTGACCTAATATCATAATGAGCAAATcaactatgtattttaataatttattttcatatcattAGTATTTGTATAGACAAACAGTATATCTATTGGCTATTATTAGAATagctaacctaacctaatctaaGTTATTTTGACTGACAGTGTATTAAAGCAAAACTGACAAATAaacttaatgttatttttagtgatgcattttcacaatttgtgataatatgtaaacacaGGTGccataaactaaataaatgaatatcatGTTCCTACTTTGTTAtgacatacaataataaatttcacatTCTAGTATTCTACAGCAGTCATACTCAACCTGTGGtccataactattttttagacCCTAAATAGGATACCACACCTATACACCTAGGAGCAGACGGCGCAAATGGAACGCAGAGATATTTAGTTGAGTCTGTTagcaataaacaatataatatatttaaattaaaattattaactcttATTTTGATCAAAAGGCCAACAGGCTTTAttcatttactttatttttgcactgcatatgaataattttttatattgtaactgAAATTAACCATGAGATCATTTAGGaaacctaaaaattataaaatcacgtCTTTGTTGATTGTTCTTGTCtatgtcataaaaatttaataattatgtaggtgAAACAGTTTTTCAAAGACATTCAAGTATCTGAAGTTATATCTATCttataaacacttaaattttattatatttagatataacaGTGGCGAATGCTAACTCTGATGTATGGGCATGCtcatttatcataatgtataattataattctatttaattt
The DNA window shown above is from Aphis gossypii isolate Hap1 chromosome 2, ASM2018417v2, whole genome shotgun sequence and carries:
- the LOC126550536 gene encoding uncharacterized protein LOC126550536: MKCNRKNQFRVFQRCQKSFGLNEVSVSPKELSQREMFMLGLENELNESTLVGVKKKLFTDDFFKKENNYTSNVVVDDLDMGLNEKILEINNNPFQIEDDCCNTTEEIDYNKNTVSIKEININDDMFTTPKRKSVIVIAQKLFSSGKRSNPIEINNTPKADLNELIKNSKNVWDTDGYTEKENDYKSLTVDNMDINLIKENEFEIDRHSFDTSLPIEDNVCYETEEINVTEEKSLKINRYRYGI
- the LOC114130917 gene encoding protein YIPF6 isoform X2, whose translation is MDYIDDRPMNNVEGRMTVSGSLMQNIGDPGFNTLDEPIKTTIMRDLKAVGMKFKHVLYLKEKNTLLKEWDLWGPLMLCTFMAMVLQASPDSIQVGDGGPEFAEVFVIIWIGSVIITLNSKLLGGTISFFQSVCVLGYCLLPIVIALILCRFILIFEQTNFLFFIRFAISIGSFLWATYASVVFLGDSQPQGKKALAVYPIFLFYFIMSWLVLSHTV
- the LOC114130917 gene encoding protein YIPF6 isoform X1, whose amino-acid sequence is MDFLNTNTGQNNFNNPNGGHTAIYIDDRPMNNVEGRMTVSGSLMQNIGDPGFNTLDEPIKTTIMRDLKAVGMKFKHVLYLKEKNTLLKEWDLWGPLMLCTFMAMVLQASPDSIQVGDGGPEFAEVFVIIWIGSVIITLNSKLLGGTISFFQSVCVLGYCLLPIVIALILCRFILIFEQTNFLFFIRFAISIGSFLWATYASVVFLGDSQPQGKKALAVYPIFLFYFIMSWLVLSHTV